ATTATTTGAATTACTTATAGTAACGGTGTAAGTGTAAATTTCATTTGCTTGAATAGCACTTTTATTAGGACCTGATACGGATTTTGTTAAACTTAAGTTTGGACTTCCTATATTAATATTTACTTGAGATCGGTTACTATAAGCATATCCATAAGTATTTATCCCTTTTAATTTCATTAAATTAGCATTTCGAGCTGATGATCCAAGAGATGCTATAGGAATTTTAAAATCAATAGTACATGTTGATAATCCTGACAAATCTCCATAATAGAAATCTACTCCATGAGGGCTAATCAATTGTGGCGGCTTTATAGGGGTAATATTAGTGTATACATAGTTAAGACTATCAATCGGATCTGCAGATAGTGGGAAAAAATCATCTATATAAATTCCTTTTTGCGTTGCTTGTAATGTAGATGCATTATAAGTTAGAAGATATTCTGCAAAATCACCTGGAGCTAACGTATTTATAGTTTTAGGAGTTCCATCTTTATAATACCCTTTTATAAATTGTTTTGTTATAGTTCCTACTCCTATGTTGGAACTAACACTAGAGCTATCGCTAACTTGAGTAAATGGGCCAACAAGAGTTCCTAAAATATTAGCTGTAGCTAAAAATGGATCATAAGCTACTACAGGTAAATTTAAAGATTGGATATCTAATTTATATCTATAGTAGCTATCTATTTTAGCGTAAATAGCAACAGTTTTAGTAGAATTTTGAGTTGCCAAAGAAAAATTATACGTTAAATAATAACCTTGCAAGGTAGGATTATTTACAGCTGAAGTTGGAGATGGAGCACTAGACAAATAAAGTATACCATCTGGGATGAAATAATTAACTATAATGTTTTGAATATTATAGTATTGGCCAACCTTAAAAACATAGGTGTAAGTGAAGCTTGTTTGGACATCTACCGTAGGCCTATTTGTGGAAGTTGTTATTATTAAATCCATAGCAGCAAAACTAGTACTACTATTTGAAGAGGAAGTAATGAGAGGATCAGCAGATGTCATGTTAATTAACATATTTAGCATAGTTCCATGTACTATAAAGCTTCCTTGATTGTTATTATACTGGTTCCACACTGCGTAGCTAAATGTTAATGTAGTATTACTATTTATAGATAGATTAACATTTCCATAATAAAGCTGAGTATATATAGTGCCATTAATATTAACTGTACTTATAGTAGGACTAGAAAATTTAGAGGCATCAGTACCATATATGGTAATATTTCCAATATATCTTATACCATCCTGTAATAGTATTGATATATTTACTAAAGAAGTTGAGATTGAGTTATTTAAAACTTTACATGTAGCAGTAGTTACTTGAGTATAATCATTTAAAGAAGCTGAAGTTCCAGCACCCTTTAAAACTTTTTCAGAAGTTGTTATAGTACTAGCAAATCTAACAGTTACGTAAGTCATGGATATTTGTTGAGTAATCACTTCATTTCCTATATCATAGGCTCCCCTAGGCATGGTGTCCACTTGGCATTCTACATTTATTCCAGAAAAATTATATCCAAAAGGAATAGTAGATCCATTTTTAAATTTAGTATTACATTTTACTGTTATACTAAAGCTAAAATTTATTTCCATAGGAGCAAGGTCCTTAATATTTATCCAGGAATACGTGACGCTGTTGTCTACATTTGTAATGCTAGAAGTTTGAGGAATAGTAGATGATGAAAGAACCATACCATCAGGTAATGTTAGAGAAATACCTAAATTATATAATCTTTGGCTAGAACTAAGATTTTGGATACTTACATTAAAAGAAGAAGTGTTTCCTATTATAATTGGAACATTTTGAGTTTCAACAATACTCATACTTAGTATACTAGAGGGCATAGTATCGCTCCTTAAAATTTACTTTCTACATTATATTAAAAATTTTATATTGTGTTACGTCAAAATTAGACAAATTTTAAATATTAATTTAAAAATAGTAACCAAAAAATAGAAATTTAGTATTATATACTAAGGTCTTTTTATAGGAAGACTTAGGCTTATTAAATTTAGTAAATAGGAGGAAATAAAGTGGCACTAACACAACATTTCTCAGCAATTGATAAGGCAATATTAGTATCTACTGGAAATAGTTTAGTAGTATGTGGAAGTACAACTGCTCCAGATGTAAATACTTCTGACCTTATAAAAACAGATGGTACAACAACTAGAGATTGGAGTCAATCAGGAAGTACAGCTAATTTAAATATACTATCTAATAGTACAATTCTTTATGCAGAACTTGTATGGTATTCTACTGTATATAGCAATGTATCAGGTTCTTTAGATCTTAGAAGTATACAAGATAATCCAATAACATTTGCCACTTCAAAAGGAAGTTATCAAATAACACCTCAATATACAGATAGTTATACTGGTACGTCTGGAACCATAGATAGATATAGAGCAGCTGATGTAACAACTTATGTACAATCTGCACTGTCAGGTAGTTACACTGTAGCTAGTGTTCCTATAAGTGTTCCTCGTACAGGATTAAGTAATTCAAGAGCTGGATGGTCATTAACAGTAATATATAGAAATGATTCATTTAAGCCACAGCAAATTATTTATGAATCAGGTATATCCGTAGCAACTCCAAGTACACCTTTACAAACAACAATATCAGGATTTACAACCCCTTCAACTCCATCAAATTTAAAAGGAAATGTTTTCATAGCTGCGGCAAATGGAGAACCTTTAAGTGGGATAGAGAGTGTATCACTAGGTCCATCTTTTGCACAATTAAGTAATATTGGTAATACTGTAAATAGTCCGAATATAAACCCAGGAACCGCTCCAAACAACCCAGGAAATAACTTTTTTGCAGGGATAATAAATGTAGCCGACCAAACTAACTCTAGTAATGGACTTTTAAATATAAATGGTACTAACGGGACTAATAATAACGATGGTTTTGCTCCTATTCAAACATTAGGAGGAAGAAATAAATGGGATATAACAGATGTAGATATATCTAGCACGCTGATTCCGAATCAAACATTATTAGCAGGACAAATAACTGAAGGTACCGTGGGCGATGGAGTTCAATTAGTAGCATTAGGTGCTCAAGTACTTGCTCAAGCTCCTGACCTAACAGCTTCTTTGATGTTATATGATATAGATGGTGATGGTCAATATAATGTTGAAGTTGGAGAGCAGATGGTATATGGAATTCAGATTACTAATAATGGATCTGTAGCAGCTAATAATGTTATGTTATCTACGGTATTAGATCAAAGTTGTACATTTGTTACTAACTCTGTTGTAGTTAATGGAACTGTTATGAATGGTGCGGATATAACTAAGAGTGTTAATATAGGAAGTGTTCCTACACATGGTATAGTAGATGTAACGTTTACTGTCATAGTGAATAAATTACCATCAGGGCCAATAGAGTATAATGGAGTATTATTATATGAAACAGTGAACTATAGCTATCAATTTACATCAGGCCAAAATACTATTACAAACTATGATTCAACTAATACAGTTCAAGTAATAGTACAAGAAGGATTATTAAGCATTACAAAGTCAGCTTCTACAACATCTCTTAGTGTAGGAGATACTGTTACTTACACAATAAATATAAACAATATAGGTTCAATATCAGCAACAAATATATTGTTCCAAGATAAAGTTAATCAATATTGTTCATTTGTAGATGGAAGTTTATATATAAATGGAACAAATTACCCAGATGATGATCCTACAGTAGGAGTTACTTTACCTGATATGAATGTTGGAGCAAGTACCCAGATAGTATTTGAGTCTAAAGTAAATTCGCTATCTCCATCAACAAAAGTAAATAACTTATCTTGTGTATCATTTGGATATATATATAATCAATATGGATATCTAAGAGAGCAAACTATATTTAGTAATAGTACGTCTATACAAGTTAATTATGTAGATGTTATAGGAGAAAGATGTAATAGTAATAATTATCCTAATATAGGAGATACAGTGACTTATACATTAAGCTTATCAAATATAGGAAATGAGTCTGCAACTAATGTTCAAGTACAAGAGCCACCAATACCAGGAGTATCATTTGTTACAGGTAGTGTTAAAATAAATGGAACATCACAATCAGACTTAAATCCGTTCACTGGATTTACGCTAACAAATCCTATCAACCCTCAGCAGACTACAACTGTAACTTATCAAGTTTTAGTTAATCAACTTAATCCTGCAAATACAATAGAAAATATTGCTCAAGTTCCATTCAAATATCAAATATCACAAGGCAGTAGTATTATAAGTTCAGAAAAAGATTCTAATAAAGTTGATACTATAGCAAATTATGTATGTATGAATATATCTAAAAGTGTAGATAAGGCTTATGCAAGTATAGGCGATACTTTATACTATACAATTAATGTAAGTAATAGCGGTAATATAAATGCTACTAATACAATGTTTTTAGATAGCTTACAATCCCAGATATCACTTGTATCAGGATCAGTATATATAAATGGAGTATCCTATCCAAATTATGATCCAACGCAAGGATTTACTATAGGAACTATATGTCCAAGTGAAATAGTAGAAATAACTTTTAAAGTTACAGTTAATTCTGTTCCTAATCCAAATATAGTATATAACCATGCAAGTTTATTATACAATTATCAGCCAGACCCTAATGCTAGTACATTAATTAATACAGTCTATAGTAATACTGTTCAAACTACTATAAATCAAGCCTTATATACTATAACAAAAAGTGTAAATAAAACTTATGCACAATTGGGTGATATACTTGTTTATACAACAACTATACAGAATACAGGTACAGTACATTTAACAAATATTATATTTGCAGACTATATTGGTGCTTGGATGAATTTATATCCAGGAACTGTATATGTAAATGGTGTTAATTATCCAAGCTATGATCCAAGTCAATCATTCTCTATAGAGGATTTACATCCTGGAGAGATAGCGACCATAGTTTTTGCAACTACGATAGTCAAAACACCACCAGTTGGATATATACCAAATATGTCAGAAGCGAATATAACATATCAAGTTAATCCAACTTCTCCTGTAGTAACTAAAACTATATTTTCTAATACTGTTGTAACGTATGACCCTCTAGGGACAATAGATTTAGTTAAAAGTGTAGATAAATCATACTCAGTAGTAGGAGACACTTTAACTTACTCATTTACAGCTACAAATACAGGAAATACTACTGTAATTAACACTCTATTTAATGATACACTTCAAGCAGAAGCAACATTTGCAACAGGATCTGTTATGGTAAATGGAATAAGCCAACCTTCATATGATCCAAATAAAGGTTTTACATTAGGAACAATATATATGGGTCAAGTTGTAACTGTCAGTTTCCAAGCGACTATAAATAAGTTACCAAACCCTAATGTTATTAAAAATAGTGCTACAACAGCATTTAGCTATTATGTAGATCCATCTCAACAACCTGTAACTAAAACTGCAACAAGTAATACTGTCACAACAACAATAAATAGTTATTCAGCAACATTAACTAAGAGTGTAGATAAATTATATGCAACGATAGGAGATACTTTAAATTATACTGTCACAGTTAATAATACTGGTACAGTATCTTTAACGAATGTTAACTTTATAGATATTATTGCTAATGGTGCAACGTTTGTGCCGGGTTCAGTATATGTAAATGGCGTAAACAACCCAAGTGCTAATCCGAATACAGGTTTCTCTATAGGTAATATTAGTGCAGGAGGTAGTGAAGTTATAACATTCCAAGCAACTGTAACAACTGTTCCAACACCTCCAACAATAAACAACACAGCTAATATGACATTTGTATATCAATTAACTCCAACATCACCTTATGTAAATGGTAGCTTGACAAGTAACATAGTTACTACAAATATAAGTATGATGTCAGTAACCAATACTAAGAGTGTAGACAAAGCATATGCAACGGTTGGGGATACTTTGACTTATACTTCAGTAATAGCTAACAATGGTAATATAAATATAACAAATACTAATTTTATAGATAATATACCGAGTAATACGACATTTGTAAAAGAATCGGTAAAAATAAACGGAACACCTTATTCGAGTTATGATCCAACTGTTGGATTTACTTTAGAAACTATAACTCCAGGATCATCAGCAACAATAGTATTTGAAGTAACAGTAGCAAGTGTTCCAAGTAATGGATATGTAACAAATACCTCTAATATTAGTTACCAATATCAATTAAATCCAAATTTACCACCTATATCAGCAAATGTAGCTAGTAACTCTGTAACAACTTATATAAATATGGGTAATTTGACAATAACTAAAGCTGCAGATAGAAGCATAGTTAAATTAAATAATGTTATAACTTATAATTTTGTGGTAACTAATACAGGTAACACAAATCTTACTAATTTATCTTTCAAGGATACAATCCAGGGAGAATCTTCATTTAATACAGGATCAGTATATATAAATGGAGTTAATCAACCAAGCTTAAATCTTAACAATGGATTTAGTTTAAGTGATATACCTGTAGGACAGCAAACTACAATTAGTTTTACAGTAACAGCTAATTCAATACCATTAAATAATGAGTTATTAAATACTGGTAGTGTAACTTACTCATATCATATAGATCCTAAAGGAAGCCCTACAACAAAGACAGCAACATCTAACCAAACGACAGTTTATGTTTATGATACTATAATGTCTGCTAATAAATCAGTAGACAAATCAATAGCTAAAATTGGAGATACTTTAAACTTTACAATTAATGTAAGTAATGAAGGCAATGTGTCAGCTAAACAAGTATTATTTGAAGATATATTAGATTTAAATATATCATTTGTTACTGATTCAGTATATATAAATGGAAATCAAGAAAAAGGGTATGATCCTAATAAAGGATTCTCATTACAAGATATAGAGGCAGGTTCAACTACAACAGTAACTTTCGAGGCTACAGTAAAAACCAGACCGGCTAACAATATAGTTTACAACTATGCTGTAATTAATTATGAATATACTGTAGGTCAACAAACTACACAAGCAGCTATAAATACTAATACTACTCAAACTTATGTTGCAGTTGGAGAGTTAACAATTGCTAAATCAGTAGATAAGATATATGCTACAGTTGGAGATAACTTATCATACAGCGTAACTATAACAAATACAGGTTCAGTAAATGCAACTAAGTTAGCATTCCAAGATTTAATACCAAATGGAGCTACTTTTAACACAAGTTCAGTAGTTATAGATGGTATATCTCAATCAACATTTAATCCGAATACAGGATTTAATTTAAGTGACTTGATACCAAATCAATCTCATACAGTGGTATTTAGTGTTAATGTTAGCTCATTACCAGCAAGTGGAGAAATAGATAATACTGCTGATGTAACGTTCACTTATCAGTTAACTCCATCAGATAGTCCTGTTACAACGACAACTCCTTCTAATACTGTTAAAACATATATAGAAGTGTGTATGTTAAATCTTGCAAAAGTAGTAGATAAGTCATATGCAACGATAGGGGATACTTTAAACTATAGTATAACTATAAATAATACAGGAAATGCTAATGCTACTAATATAGTATTCAAAGATATGATTCAATCAAATGCTACATTTGTTAGTGGATCTGTAAAAATAAATGGAACAACTCAATCAACTTATGATCCAAATAAAGGATTTATTTTATCTGATATACCTGGATATGGAACTACTACGGTAACATTTGCAGTAACAGTTCAGACTTTACCAACAAGCTACATTATTTACAATGCAGCTACAACATCTTATAGTTACTATATAAATCCAAATAACCCTATTATAACAACACAATCAACAAGTAATACAGTAACGACAATGATAAATATAGGATTACTTACAGCTACTAAATCAGTTAGTAAAGCATACGCAACAGTAGGAGATATATTGACTTATACAGTAAATATAGTAAATACAGGTAATGTAGTGGCTAGTTCTATAAACTTTAGAGATGTTATACCAACTGGATTAACTTTTGTAACAGGGTCAGTGACTATAAATGGAACATTTTATACAACGTATGATCCTTATGCAAGTTTCACATTAGGTAATATATCACCTGGTGCTACTGTAGTTGTTACATTTAATGCCGCTGTAGCATCTTTACCAACTCCATCATTAGTAAGCAATACAGCAAATATAACTTTCTCATATTATGTAAATCCAAGTGGATCTATTATAGTAGCGCAAGTTAACTCTAATACAGTAACTACTCAAATAAATGTTGGAACAATAACACTTACAAAGAGCGTAGACAAATCATATTCTACTATGGGTAATATATTGACTTATACAGTTGTAATAAATAATACTGGTAACGTAGATGCAAGTAATGTGATATTTACAGATAACTTACAAATGGATGTTACATTTAATGAGGGATCTGTAATAGTTAATGGTAAGTCTGAGCCGACTTATGATCCAACTAAAGGATTTATCATAGGAACAATATCAACATTAGGCTATGCTACTGTATCATTTACAGTTACTGTTATACCTGCACCAACTCAGAGCACAGTACTAAACTTTGTAGTAGGAACATTCTCTTATAAGGTAGATCCTAATGGTCAATATTATAGCAACTCAGTTCAATCTAATACAGTATCAACTATTATAGTAATACCTAGCTTAACTGCAACTAAGGTAGTAGATAAAGCGTATGCAACTATAGGAGATACTCTAAACTATAATGTATCAGTTCAAAACACAGGGAATACAACTATATCACAATTATTCTTTACAGATTTCTTATCTAATGGTGCAGTATTTAAATCAGGAACTTTAGTAATAGATGGAGTAAGTTATCAAAATTATGATCCTACTGTTGGATTTAATTTGCCAAATAGCCTTATAGCTGGAAATACATCTTTGGTTCAATTCCAAGCAACAGTAACAGCACTTCCATCACCACCACAAGTAACGAATTATGCATTAGTTAATGGAGTATATTATGTAAATCCTCAAGGATCAACTTATCCGATAAGTGCAACATCAAATACAGTAACTACTAATATAAACTTAGGTAGTTTATCTAATACAAAAACTGTAGATAAGATGTATGCTAGCGTTAATGATACAGTAACTTACACTTCAACGATAACTAATACAGGTAACATAAATGCTACCAGTATACAATTTATAGATTCATTACAATCAGCATTGACTTATGTATCAGGGACTGTAACTATAAATGGAGTAGTATATCCATCATTAGACCCAACAGTTGGATTCTCATTGTCAGACTTAGCTCCAGGTCAAACAGTAACGGTAGTATTCAGTGCTAAGATAAATTCGCTACCAACACCACCATATGTAACAAATACTTCTAGTGCTCAATTTAGTTATTATATAAACCCTAATACAGCTATAATAACTAAGACTCAAAACAGTAATACTGTAACAACTAACGTTGTTTTAGGTAAGATAAATACTACAAAAGCTGTAGATAAACCAATAGCTACACTAGGAGATATTTTAACTTATACAGTAACATTGACTAATGTAGGGAATGTTATAGATAATAATGTATTATTCCAAGATACACCATCTACCGGAGTAACATTTAATAAAGGAAGTGTAACTGTAAATGGAACTAGCCAGCCAACATATGATCCAACAGCTGGATTTAGCCTTGGTAATATAGGAATAGGTAATGTCGTAACTGTAATATTTACTGTAACTGTGAAGTCAGTACCTTCAAGTAATCAAGTAACAAACCAAGCTATTATTCCTTTCCAATATGTAGTTGATCCAAAACAAAATCCGTACAGTAGCACAAGTTATTCAAATACTGTAACAACAAATATTGCATATGGTAATTTAAGCGTAAATAAATCAGTAAACAAACAATTTGCTACGATAGGAGATACGATAACTTATACAGTTGTAGTTACTAATGTAGGTAATATAAATGCAACTAATGTTGTATTCTTAGACCCAACTCCTCAAAACTCTATATTTGTATTAAGATCAGTAACTATAAATGGTGTAGCATACCCAGATTACAATCCATCTGCTGGATTTAACTTAAATACAATGACGCCAGGTCAAATTATAACAGTAGTATATCAAGTTCAAGTTATAGATTTATGTTAAACTAAAAATAGCTTATTAGAGAAAGAGATCCCTTAATATTTTAAGGGATCTTTTATATATATTTGAAGATATATAAATTGAATTATACTCAAGAAACGTTTATAAAGATAATTTTATAGGATATATTAAAAAAGTAATGTCACTGATATGATATAATGAACAAAATGGTATAGAGTATAAACTAATTTATTTTGGAGGATAGATATGGATAAAAAATTTTTTGCTTATTATGATTCACCTGTGGGTATTTTAGAAATATGTACAACAGAAAATGAATTGATTTCAGTGTTATACGTAGAGGATGCAAACGAATCTTCAGAATGTCCAGAGATTTTACAAGAGGTTATAAAACAATTAGATGAATATTTCAATGGAGATAGAAAAGATTTTGATATAAAATTCAAATTAAAAGGAACTGAATTTCAAAAAAAGGTATGGACTGCATTAACGGACATACCATATGGTGAGACTGTTTCATACAAAAATATTGCTACGAAAATAGGTAATGAAAAAGCAGTAAGGGCAGTAGGTAGTACTAATGGTAAAAATATTATAAATATAATAGTTCCTTGTCATAGAGTAATTGGAGCAAATAAAAGTTTAACTGGATATGGTGGAGGACTTCACAGAAAATCATGGCTTTTAAAACATGAAGGCAGTATTGAATAATTAACTAAATTAGGAGAAGTTCAAAGTATGAGTTTAACTATAAAAAATATTAATGAAAAAAATAGAGAAGACATCTTAGGGCTAAAAGTATTGAAATCACAGGAGAATTTTATAGAAACTATAGAAGAATGTTTAGATGAAGCAAGTGAAGATTCAAAATGGAGAACGGTTGGAATATATGATGAAGATATAGCAGTAGGTTTTGCTATGTATGCTTTATTTTTAGATGAGGGTAAAAATGGAAGGGTATGGCTAGATAGATTTTTAATCTCACAAGAACATCAAGGCAAAGGATATGGTGAGAATGGCATTAAACTTTTAATAAAACAATTATATCGTGAATATGGATATAAAAAAATATACCTAAGCGTATATGATATAAACAAAAATGCTATAGGTTTATATAAAAAAATAGGCTTTGATTTTAATGGAGACGTTGATTTAAAAGGCGAAAAAGTAATGGTAATAAATTTAGATAATATGGAGAATTTGAATGATTAAAGCAAATATTTTTGAAGATAAATCAATATCTAATTTAATCATTTTATTTTCATTTCCAGCTATATGCTCTTTAGTTCTTGAATCACTATCTTCTATGATAGATACTGCATTTGCAGGTCATTTAGGTAATATGAGTCATGAAGCTTTGTCAGCCATGGGAATATTAAGTCCAGTACTATTACTTCTAATTGCTGCGCAATTAATATTTGGAGTATCTACAAGTATAGTCATATCAAAAAAATTAGGTGAGAATAACAAAGAAAAGATAAATAATACATTTAAAGTGGGACTGTATGCAAGTTTTATATCAAGCACTATGATATCTATAATAATATTTTTATTTCAAGATATTATATTAAAGGTACTTGGGGCAAATGGGCTAGTAATGGAGCTTGCAAAAGATTATTTAAATATAGCTATAATATTTAATATTTTTAGTTCAGTTGGATATATGCTAGTTAATAACATTAGAGCTTTTGGATATCCTAAAGTTGAAATTATAGTAGGTGTTTCATCAACGGCAATTAATATAATATTTAATGTATTATTTACTTTTATTTTTAATATGGGAATAAAGGGTATTGCATTATCTACATTAGTTAGTGAAATATTTTATTTTACATTTGCTATGATATTTTTAATAAATAAAGGACTATGGATACAAAAAAGTAATTTAAAGCTGATAGAAGGAAAAGAAATATTATTATGTTTAGTTAAGATAGGATTTGTTCAGTTTTTGATGCAATCATTAAATAGTGTTAGTGGATTTATTATTAATAAGGTTTTGATAAGATATGGGAGTATGTCATATGTAGGTGCGTGGTCTATTTGTAGCAATATAAATATGGTTATTTTATTACCGCTAATAGGAATAACCCAAGGAGTTCAGGCATTAATAGCATATTTTATTGGGAAAAATGATATAGAAAAAGAGCATATAGTAAAGTCTAAAATAGTAAAATATAGTTTGATTTACTCTATAACCTTAACTGTTTTAGTATATTTATTTACTTATAACATAGCAAAAATATTTACAGATAATACTGAATTAGCTAATATATCAGTACCTATAATGAAAATAATAGTAACGGGATTTCCATTTTTAGGTATAATATATACTTTAATTACATTCATGCAAGTATCTGGAGATGAGAATAGTGCGAGTAGATTAGAGCTAGTAAGACAACTATTATTCCTTATACCTTTAGTTATACTTCTTCCTGAATTGTTTTATAGATACGATATTATGAATTTAACACCGCAGATTGCTATATTTTTTTCAATACCAATATCAAATATATTACTAGTATGTATATATATTAAAAAATTAAAATTTTTATATAAGAAAGATTAATAAAAATACATGTATTTATATATGTATTTTTTTTGATTATATTATTAGTCAATTCAGTGGAATAAATATGTTTTAAATCGTATTTCATGATATAATAAGTGAAATTGTAAGATATTGAATTAATATGAGGTGATCTAATGAATATAGAGAAATTTGAAAGTTATCAAGAACAAATACAAAGAACGAGAAGTTTTAATGAAACGGAGCTTGCTAATTACACATTAGGATTGGTTTGTGAAGCTGGAGAATTTGGAGATTTGATAAAAAAGCACCTATTCCATGGTCATGAATTAGATGAAGAAAAAGTAAAATCAGAATTAGGAGATGTACTTTGGTACCTAGGGAATATATGCAATATATTAGATATAAAGTTAGAAGATATTGCATTTGGAAATATTCAAAAACTAAAAAATAGATATCCAAATGGATTTTCTCAGCAAGACAGTATAAATAGAGAAGAGTAATGAAAATAAATATTAATTTTATTTTTCATATTAAAAAATTATTGTATTATACGTAAAATTTAAAAAGAGATTTAAAATTATTTATTATAATTAAAATCTTGTCTGAGGTTTTTTATACTTAGAAAATATGTATTAAAAATCGTATCATAAGAAAGGAGTATGTTTTATGCAATAATGTTATTTAGACTATT
Above is a genomic segment from Romboutsia lituseburensis containing:
- a CDS encoding MATE family efflux transporter, producing MIKANIFEDKSISNLIILFSFPAICSLVLESLSSMIDTAFAGHLGNMSHEALSAMGILSPVLLLLIAAQLIFGVSTSIVISKKLGENNKEKINNTFKVGLYASFISSTMISIIIFLFQDIILKVLGANGLVMELAKDYLNIAIIFNIFSSVGYMLVNNIRAFGYPKVEIIVGVSSTAINIIFNVLFTFIFNMGIKGIALSTLVSEIFYFTFAMIFLINKGLWIQKSNLKLIEGKEILLCLVKIGFVQFLMQSLNSVSGFIINKVLIRYGSMSYVGAWSICSNINMVILLPLIGITQGVQALIAYFIGKNDIEKEHIVKSKIVKYSLIYSITLTVLVYLFTYNIAKIFTDNTELANISVPIMKIIVTGFPFLGIIYTLITFMQVSGDENSASRLELVRQLLFLIPLVILLPELFYRYDIMNLTPQIAIFFSIPISNILLVCIYIKKLKFLYKKD
- a CDS encoding methylated-DNA--[protein]-cysteine S-methyltransferase, with the protein product MDKKFFAYYDSPVGILEICTTENELISVLYVEDANESSECPEILQEVIKQLDEYFNGDRKDFDIKFKLKGTEFQKKVWTALTDIPYGETVSYKNIATKIGNEKAVRAVGSTNGKNIINIIVPCHRVIGANKSLTGYGGGLHRKSWLLKHEGSIE
- a CDS encoding nucleoside triphosphate pyrophosphohydrolase family protein; its protein translation is MNIEKFESYQEQIQRTRSFNETELANYTLGLVCEAGEFGDLIKKHLFHGHELDEEKVKSELGDVLWYLGNICNILDIKLEDIAFGNIQKLKNRYPNGFSQQDSINREE
- a CDS encoding GNAT family N-acetyltransferase, coding for MSLTIKNINEKNREDILGLKVLKSQENFIETIEECLDEASEDSKWRTVGIYDEDIAVGFAMYALFLDEGKNGRVWLDRFLISQEHQGKGYGENGIKLLIKQLYREYGYKKIYLSVYDINKNAIGLYKKIGFDFNGDVDLKGEKVMVINLDNMENLND